CGAGACATGTCAGTCGTGCCGCGTGATCACACCGATGCGAAGTCAATGTCAGGTCGCTCGGACGAAACATTATTCAAAGCAATCAAAGAGGGCGGACCATCCATTGATAAATCAATATTAATGCCTCCCTGGGGGTCAACCTTAAGTGATGAGGAAATCAACGATTTAGTGCAGCATCTACGTATGTTATGTAAGTGCAAATTTGGTTAGTAAATGGCAGTCGCAAGAAATAGCAACAAGAAATAAGCAATTTGTAGTTAACTTTAATTTAAATAGGGGAAGAATATGTATAAACTTAAAAATACAGCTGTTGCTGTAATGCTGGTAACTGGACTGTTTTCCGCACAACAAGTATTCGCAAAAACCGTTAAAGTCACGATGACGGCTATGGAAGTTGATCTGCCCGTGAATAACAAGGGTGATGTCAAAATGGCTGCATGGACATTCGATGGCTCCATTCCTGGCAAGCCTGTTCGCGTAGATGAAGGCGATACGGTGGATTTCACGCTGATCAACCCACCTGAAAATAAAAATTCACACGCCATGGACTTTCACGCGGCTCAGGTTGACGTGCTAAATGAATTCGGTGAAATCAAGCCGGGACAAACTAAACATTTCAAGTTTGAAGCCAAGGTTCCAGGTGTATTCATATATCACTGTGGTGCAAGCACGATGGCTCAGCATATTGCCAAGGGAATGTACGGAATGATCATCGTCGATCCAAAAGATAAAAAGAATTATCCAAAAGCAGACCGTGAATATATGCTGATTCAGCAGCAATACTTCCCGGACAGCGAAAACATCACTGGCTTACTTGAAAACACCGGTTGGAAAGGTGCTCTCATCAATGGCAAAATGTTCCATTACAGCCCTGTTCATGATCCAAATGCAACTCAGGTTCTGGAATCCAAGCCGGGTGAACGCGTCCGTATTTTCTTTGGGAACGCGAACATCAACAATCCGATCGCCCTGCATCCTATCGCAGGAATTTGGGATCGTGTTTATATCAACGGTAACCCGAAGAACACTCTATACGGCATTCAAACATACAACGTGTCGGTAGCTGAAGCCAGTACATTTGATATCGTTTCGCCAGCTGACCGTCCGACCAATGTCGCAATCGTCGATCATGCAATGGGAGCGGCGTTACGCGGTGCGATCACAGTTCTGATGAACAAGCCCGACGCTGACCCGAAAAAAGGGCGTGGCGATCAAATCCTGATCAGATAGTTTTTAGTAAACTATTCTGTTAATTAGTTAAGAGCAGGCTTTGGCCTGTTCTTAACATTTAAGCCAGACAGTGCCATGCAAAATTACGTTAATGAAGCGAGTCAATAGGGTTCGGAATTAGACGTACACTTCCAGAATACTTTCTACGTCAGCTCTTAATTTCAAATGCGCTATCTAAGCCGCCCGATCGAAATCCCCATACTATTAGCAACAAAATTGTTCATAGTCTCTCATCAAATTATGCGTTTGCCGCAACGCGCAGGTTGAGCACGCCTTTTAACGTCTAAGCAGAAATAAATAAACGCGGACAAGATAACTGAGGCAACAGTCAAAACGTCACATTACGGTCACGTTCGGCCACGGCCTTGATGTAATCCGGCATCCCTTTTATTGATGCACCCGTTACTAGATCATCTCCCATGATCTGCCGAGCCACGGCACAGGCGCCGCAGACCCAAATCTGCACACCCGCCGCCTGCACCGCAGCCAATAACTCTTTCAATGGGGTCAGATTCACACCATGGATATGATCGGCTGTTCCTTTGCGACCAAGCGTCACGGCTTCGTTCCAGAGCCAAAGCACCACATCGTGTCCCTGCTCCTTTGCCGCCTTCGCGGCCATGAAGGGCAACGTGGCCATCGTCGGATCATCTGTGCCTCGACTGCCAGATATTATGAATGTTGCCACTGTTTATCTCCTCTTTCATTCATTAGTAAACTATAGATCTATTATCATGTTTCATTCGTGATGCGGCCATTTCACTATATTTCTTGTCTCACTTCTTCAGAACAACTACACCACACGCAATCCTGGGGCCACCTGGAGCATCTTTCGTCGGAGGATCGGGAAGAAATTTGTCTTCGAGTCCATGAATAATAAATGCACTCCCATCCGCATCGAAAAGGGTCGTCAATCCAGGAGTGAGGGTGACCCGGCTCGTGATGGCATATAGCGTCCCTTTGCGGTTTTCATCAACCACAAGATTCGGCAGGTCGCCTAAATGATAGGGGTGATTTCCAAGACCTGGACTGACATTTGCCTCCGGGTTGACCTGCAGATCGATATTGCCATCGTAATGCCCTTTCGCCGCCGTGAAAGGATCGCATGCCCCTGCTTCGTGGATGTGAACCGCGTGTCGCCCGGGCGTTAACTTGCTGTCAGGCGTACCTTGTACCATCATTTTTATTCTGACGAGCCCATCATGCTCCTCATACAGACGAGCTTCTCCGGTAATGCCCGGACCGGCGATAATCGCTTCTGCACGAAGTTTTTTCTCCACCTTCCCCGCGTGATGTCCATCTTCTTTTCCTCCGTGATGCTCGGCTTCTGCAAAAACTGAGCTAGTGACGGTGCCCATGATCAATGCCAATGCCAGCGGTAATTTAGTAACAAATTTCATGTGTATCTCCTATTTATGAATGAGAATATGGTTATAGGTTGCCGCATATTTCCCTCTGTAGCTTTGCCGCCGCTTTTCGGCGTCTGATCAACGTGCCAGCGATCTAATGTAATGAATAAGCTGCCACACCTTGTCATCGGACAAACCGGAGAAGGACATCATGCCGGTCCCGGGCGAACCTTTCTTGATAATCCAGAAAAGCTGGCCATCTGGAATGTCCTTCATCATGGCATTGCAGGTAAAATTTCTCGGTGGTGGCACCAGCGCTGCTCCCATCATGCCCTTTCCATCGCCCTTTTCGCCATGACACATGGCGCAGGCGGCAGGCTTGGCGGATTTCTGGAACAGCGTTTTCCCTGCCTGAAGTACTTCGGTAGAGGCAGTAAATGGATTCGTCATGGCCAGAAAACTATCCGGTGCCTTAGCCGTCTTGCGCAGCTGCACGCAAGCATCCGACTGACCTCCACTTGAGGCAGTTGTTGCGGTGGCAGCAGCTACAGCCGGAGCGGCGGCAGCAACCTTGCCAGGCATAGCGGTGGTAACTGCGGCAGCCGCTCCGGCAGGTGAACCCTTGAATGTCGCCTTGAGGTAGGCGATTACGTCAGCTACGCCTTGCTGGCCGATGGTCAGATTCCAATAAGGCATATTCGGCGATTTCCCTATCGCCGGGCCGCCATGGTTGATTACGTTGTACAGATATTCCATTGGCAGCTTTTCAAATGGAATGTTGGCATGAATTGCCGGCTTCGGATCCAAGCCAGACGCCGCCGGGCCATCACCTTTACCTGTCGCTCCGTGACACTGCGAACAATATTCTTTGTAGATGACTTTGCCGCGACCAACGCTGGCCATGCCAAATTCTGGGCTCGTCCAAGGCTCGTAATACTTGAAATCACTCACACCCTGCGTCATTAAGTACCCGATCACCGCGCGGAGCTGTGGCTCCGTCGCATCGGCCAGAAACTCGCCACTGTGCGGCACAAAGTCTTGTGGATTCTGCCCGAAACGGAAGAGCCAATCCTGGTCATATCTTTGTCCGGACGCATGGAGCGCTGTGCTCTGCGGCCCGCCGATGACTTTTCCATCCTCATTAATCGTATGGCAGCCGAAGCAAGCATGCGCCTTGAAGGCCATTGCGCCAAAATCGGCCTCGAACTTCGTAACTTTCGAAAGATCAAACGTACCAACTTTGACTCGCGGATCCTTATTGTGCTCAGCAAAATAATCAGCAAGAACATTGGCCTCGGATTCTGTGACAACCGGATGTTTAAACGAGACTTCGGTTAGATCCCAGCGATAGCCCTTGGCATAGAGTGGCGCTTCTTTGCCGGTCAACCAACCAATCAACCAAGGGCGCCGGTACTTGCTCCCGGCCCAGATAAGATCAGGTGCCTTAAGATTAAAGCGGGAATCGGCTTTACCTTCCAATCGGTGACATTGTATACAGGACTGCTCAAGGATTTCTTTTGCGCGCGGTTGATCATTCGCTAACGATACCCCCGAGAACGACATCAATCCCACCAGCGTGATGAGCGCGCTTCCAACAACCATTTCTCTACTAATATTCATAACGCAACTCCTTTTTTAATACCTCATCTGAGCCCATTTTTTTAACAACTACGCATGAATATCGGTAACTCAGCACTAATCAAGCCCAATGTCGACATCAGCTCAAACGATAATACATTTTATTATTCAATTGTATACATATAAATTTCATGTTTACTCCCTCGTTTGACAATTCAAAAGCCATTTTGTTTAACGATGTTCAGCTTTGAAAACCACGTCTGTGCGATACCATACATAGCGATGTAATAATTATGGTGAAAAACAAGTCAAAAAATTGTAGTTTGATTGACCAAGTCAAATTCTCCCTTCCAAGGGAAGCAGCTCTTAATTTCATCGACAAAATTTGGAATAATTTAGACTGCAATTTCCAAGCCATACAACGTACTTGACAATCAAGACTATTTGCCACGTTTTTGAGATATAGAAGGTATATAATAAAGCCTCCTACGCATTGAATTGCAAAGAAGGCGGGGGAATGCCTATTCTCGACAAGATGGGATCAAAACCCACAAATGATAGATAGTCATGGAACATATAGAAATAAGCCGAACTCTAACTATACCAATTTATAAGGAGATTCAACTATGAAAATCAGCAAAATCTGTGTTCTTGTTTCCTCGTTAATTACGGCCAGCTTATTGTCCGTTCCAGTGCTTGCTGCTGATAAGAATCCGCTGTCGGGTTATACAATTCATGTTGTAGCACCACACGTCATGGACGGAGAAATTATCGGTCCGTTTCATCATTACTGCAAACCCATCAATGACGACGTTATTCAGTGCATTCTATTCGATTCAACTGAGCCTAACGCTCGCTTGACCGAAATCGAATACATGGTTTCCAAGAAACTTGCCCGATCAGCTATACCGAAATGGTCGCATACGCAAAACTGGCACGATCACAAACAGGAGATCGAAACTGGTCGCGTTGCCATAGTAAACCCCTCTGACCCGAAAGAGCAGAAAGGATTGGCGGATTATGTTGCTGGAACCGATGGCATCATTTTCCACCTCTGGCCTAAAGACGCGCCCATTCCTGACGGTTCGGTCGGCATCGCTCAGTCAGTTGGACATTGGGAAGAGCTACATGGAAAAATTGGTAAAGATGCAACTAAAAAATAAATTTATTTGATTTATTCAAGAGACACGGGGTTTGTCCATGTGGATGAGCACTGTGTCTTTTTATTTATAAGTGAGGTGATGTCATGTTTTCTTTAAAGAAAAATAGGTGGGTAGGGATTGCCATCTTTTTGAGCATCAGCTCGCAAAGTACATTAGCTTTTCACAAGGACGCGTATGAACCGCGTGTACCCAAGGCGATTATTGCGCAGGAACAGCAAGTAAAAAATCCTTATCCCGTCACACCAGAGCGAATTGAAGCAGGCCGTAAAATTTATTTGGGGGAAGGTTTTTGTGTAACTTGCCATAGCAAGGATGGCACAGGTGCCAATTTACCCGGGCATCCTCCGCGTGATTTTACCGATGCCAAATGGCAGAAACTTCGCACGGATGGAGAATTAATGTGGGTTTTAAAAAATGGTAGCCCAGGAACCGGGATGCCGATTCGAGTTGGAACAGATATAAACGAAGAAGATGGCTGGAATGTAATTCAATATATACGGACCTTCGAGGGCAAGTAGGCGGTGTTCTTTTAAAAACAAGACAATCCACCCCCTCATCAAATTTGTAGATTCGCCCTGCCCACCATGGACAGAGGGCTTTCGTATATTGTTCATACCTCCAGTGTAATAAACTTTGCATCCTGAATTAAGAAGACGCAGTTGGAGCCCACGCCCCAAATAACACATCGTGATCAAGCATAGACCAGAGGAAATAGGGCCATCAATATGGCGAAAAAAATAGCGGCAGGGATAGTACTGCTAGGAATTGGCATTCTGGCCTGGTATCTCATCAGTCAGCGCATCTCCATTTCATGGCGTCCTACTCAAACTGCAACTCAAACCGCAACTCCCGGTATCAAGCCCTTATCTTTATCTGATCTCGGCAAAGCCGGAAAGGAACAAATCTGGATTTGCCCGATGCACCCAGAGATCATGCAGAACCATCCGGGCACTTGCCCAATTTGCGGCATGGATCTGGTGCAATCAAAAGATTCCGCAGTTCACAACCACGATCACGGTATTCATATCGATACCGCATCCATCCAGAAACTTGGTGTCAGGTTAGCCAGTATAAAAAAAACCTCGCTCAGCCATGAAATCCGCACTTATGGCAACGTAATAGTCGATGGGGATACGCTTTATAACGTCCATACCAAGGTCGATGGCTGGATTAAAAAGCTCAATATAAATTCGATCGGACAGCAGATTCGTAAAGGACAAATAATTTATGAAATTTACTCTCCCGATTTGATTGCACAACAGAAAGAGTATTTAAGGTTTGTGGTACGCCGTGATCAGACGTTAAAAACGATAGGTGATATTTCTCCATTAGTGGAAAATCCCTATGTGATGGATCTTTTGCAAGAGCTTTCCAGAGAAAGAACTAAATTTCTCTATAAAGATATTGGCATTGAATCCGTTCAACAGATGGAAGACTCAAAGCAACCCATTGAGGTGGTTAAAATACTGGCGGGCCAGGCAGGGGTTGTGACACAAATTAATGCACGCGAAGGTAACTTCGTCACGCCTTCTGCCACCCTGTTTACTCTGGCCGATGTTTCCAAGGTATGGGTTGATATCACGCTTTACCCCGACCAGGCTGGCCGGATACAAAATGGCGATGCGGTGACCATAAAAACCCCCGATGGGCAAGAAATCCAAACCAAGCTCGACTTTATCAATCCCCTCGCCGAGAACAACAAAATCAGCGCAAGGGTGACGCTTAATAATACCAATCTGCGTTTGCGTCCTGGCAGCTTTGTCGACGTGATTATCCACGCCCAGCCGCACGAAGCCCTCGTTTTGCCCCGCTCATCAGTCATACACACTGGGCAAGGAGACTTGGTAATCTTGTCCAGAGGGGATGGGCATTTCCTCCCTGTTAATATCGAGACAGGGATTGAAAGCGGGGACTGGATCGAGGTTGTAGATGGTCTGCTGGAAGGCGCAGAAGTAGCAGTAAACGGTCAGTTCCTGCTGGACGCGGCATCGTCGCTACATGATGCCGCGCAACGCATGCAGGAAACGCATAAGCACCAATGATTGCCCGCATTATATCCTGGTCATTACGTAACCATCTGCTGGTTTTACTGCTTGCAGCTCTAATCAGCGCCTGGGGGATTTACTCCGTGCGTCATACCGCACTGGACGCAATACCCGATCTTTCTGATGTCCAGGTCATCATCAAAACCACTTACCCCGGCCAATCGCCACAAGCGGTGGAAGACCAGGTGACGTATCCACTTACCTCGGCGTTACTGTCGGTGCCCGGTTCTACTGCGGTTCGCGGCTTTTCCATGTTCGGCGAGTCGTTTATTTACATCATTTTCAAGGATGGAACCGATCCCTACTGGGCGCGCACGCGCGTGCTCGAATATCTGAGCCAGATGGCGGGGAAGCTGCCGCCCGGCGTTACACCGGCACTCGGCCCGGATGCATCCGGCGTGGGCTGGATTTTTGAATACGCGTTAACTGATCGTCAGCATCGCCACGATCCCGACCAATTGCGCGCGCTACAGGATTTTTTCCTGAAATATGAATTGCAAAGCCTGCCCGGTGTCGCCGAAGTGGCGAGTGTCGGTGGCATGGTGCGGCAATACCAGATCGAAGTAAATCCAACCCGACTGGCCGCATATAAACTGACACTGGACAAAGTGGCGCAGTCAGTACGCGACAGCAATCTATCCGGCGGCGGCTCAGTGGTAGAAATGGGACGCGCCGAATACATGATCAGGGCGCGCGGCTACCTCAAAACGCTGGATGATTTCCGGCAAATTCCGCTCGGCACAGATGGTCAAGGCATCCCCATCCGCTTACAGGACGTGGCGCATATCCAGACTGGGCCGGAAGCGCGCCGTGGCGTTACCGATCTCGATGGCGAGGGCGAGGTAGTAGGCGGTATCGTCGTGATGCGCTACGGCAACAATGCACTGGAAACGATAGAGCGGGTCAAGACGCGCTTGCAAGAATTGAAAGCAGGATTGCCTGAAGGGGTGGAATTAGTCGTCACCTATGACCGTTCCGGCCTGATCAAGCGTGCCATCAGCACCCTAAGCGAGAAACTGATCGAGGAATCGCTGGCAGTCGCTCTGGTCTGCCTGCTGTTCCTGTTCCACCTGCGATCATCTTTGGTGGCAGTTGTAACTTTACCCATCGGCATCCTGGCCGCTTTTATCATCATGCAACAACAGGGCGTCAGCGCTAACATCATGTCGCTGGGCGGCATCGCCATCGCCATCGGCGCAATGGTCGACGCTGCCATTGTGATGATCGAAAACATGCATAAGCATCTGGAGCGTGCCGGAGCCAACCCCGATTACTGGCAGGTGGTGAAAACAAGCTCACTGGAAGTAGGCCCAGCCCTGTTCTTCTCGCTACTGGTAATCACCATCTCCTTCCTGCCGGTATTAACGCTGGACGGACAGGAAGGCAGGCTATTCGCACCCCTCGCATACACAAAAACTTATGCAATGGCCGCCAGCGCATTCCTGGCGATAACGCTCACACCGGTGCTGATGGGCTATTTCATTCGCGGCCGCATTCGCCCAGAACAGCGCAATCCGTTGAACCGCCTATTACAAACCCTGTACCGGCCAGTGCTGCTGGCCGCCTTAAGCAAACGCAAGTTGACCATACTCGCCACGCTACTGCTCTTAGCGACCGTGGCGTGGCCGCTGTCCAAACTGGGCAGCGAATTCATGCCGCCACTGTATGAAGGCGATCTGCTGTATATGCCCACAACCTTGCCCGGCTTGTCCGTAGACGAGGCGGCCAACATTTTGCAAATCACAGATCGCCTGATCCGCGCACTGCCGGAAGTCGAGCGAGTATTCGGCAAGGCCGGACGCGCCGAAACGGCGACCGATCCGGCACCGCTTTCGATGCTGGAAACCACCATTCTGCTGAAGCCGCGCGACCAGTGGCCGCCGGGAGAAACGGTAGAGCAATTGATACACAAGCTCGATGACCAGGTGCGCCTGCCAGGACTCACCAACTCCTGGGGCTACCCGATCCGCACCCGCATAGACATGCTTTCCACAGGCATCAGAACGCCACTGGGAATTAAAGTCACCGGCCCGAATCTGGCTGGCATCGCTGAACTGGCTCAGCAAATCGCAGCAACGATCAAAAACGTGCCCGGTACGCGCACTGTATTCGCTGAACGTGCCACTGGCGGGCGCTATCTGGACATTGACATTAACCGGGCTCAAGCCGCACGTTATGGCGTTACCGTAGCCGATGTGCAGCGCCTGGTACAAGGCGCAATCGGTGGCGAAAACATCGGCACGGTAATTGATGGGCGCGAACGCTTTCAGATCAACCTGCGCTATCCACGCGCCCTGCGCGATTCTCTGCCGGCAATAGCGGCCAGCCGAATCACCCTGCCTTCCGGGGCGCAAGTACCGCTGGGCGAATTGGCGCATTTACACTTCAGTGAAGGGGCTTCGGAAATCAAAAGCGAAAATGCGCGTTTGACCGCTTATGTCTATATCGACATCACCGGGCGCGATCTCGGCGGTTATGTGAACGAAGCCAAACGCACACTGGAAAAGTCGATTACATTGCCGCCCGGTTACGCCATTGCCTGGTCGGGACAGTACGTAAATTTGCAACATGCCAAAGAACGCATGCAGTGGGTCATCCCGCTGACGCTGATACTGGCAGTCTTGTTGCTATATATGCACTTCCGTCATTTTGGCAAAGTGCTGCTGGTACTGCTGTGCCTGCCATTCTCCCTGATCGGCGGCTTCTGGCTGGTATACGCGCTGGGATATAACTTATCGGTGGCAGTAGCGGTAGGCTTCATTGCGCTGGCTGGCGTAGCCGCCGAATTTGGCGTAGTCATGCTGCTGTATCTTGATCATGCCATCGAAGACTTACGCTACGCCGGACGCTTGAACAACCGTCGTGATTTACATCAAGCCATCATTCAGGGAGCACTGCTGCGTATCCGCCCAAAAATGATGACCGTCTCAGTAATCGTGGTGGGCTTGTTGCCCGTGATGTTCAGCCAAGGTGCCGGTGCAGAGGTTATGAAACGCATTGCCGCGCCGTTAGTAGGCGGCATGCTAACGGCACCGCTGCTGTCGCTAATCGTGATCCCAGTGCTGTACTCGTGGTGGCAAGGGCGGAATATGTCGAAGGATTGATGAAGGGTTCAGCGATAACTTGTAATGGATTTAGAGGTACCCTTTATTGAAGGAGAGACATCCGCGTGGCAAGTTTCGCCAAAAGCTCGTAGCAAACGTAATAACTCGCCTGCAATCCTCCGATTCCAGGCAAATAATCCGACGGCCATTCGAGGCTGCCATTTAAAATTCCGGTAGGAGCCGCAATCACCGGCAATCCCGCCGTAATGAATTCATCTTTTGCTCGTGGCATGTCAAAACTGTGCGTGACGAGCACGACATGCCGAATGTTCTCTTTTGCCAGCATCGCAGCAGAGAATGCCGCATTTTCGCGCGTGTTTCTGGATTTATCTTCACTCCAGCGAACTTTGATTCCGAACTCGTTCTCCAGAGCCTCACGCATCAACTTTGCTTCTGTTTCACCACTCAGTACCGATCCACCGGCGACGAGCACCGGCAACCCAGTTTTCTTGGCGACCCGAGCGCCGTAACGCACGCGCTCGAGAGTTAGCCGCCCCAGTGTATCCCCACCGTACTCCAACGCATTGTTACGAATTCCGCCACCGAGGATCACGATGGCTTGGGCACGACGCGCTTCATCGAGATTGAGCGGGGGCGATGTGTCCAGAAAATGCATCAGTTGATAAGAAGCAAAAGGAGTAGACAGCGCAAGCAGGTAGACCGTCGCAATGATTGCGATCGCTCTGCCCGTGCGCGGAAATCTATGTACCAGAAACAAACCCACGAGAATGATTAATAGCAACCCTGTAGGGGGCAAAATAATCGTCTTGGCGATTGCCTTGAGCAGAAAAATATCGGGCATAGTTTATAGTGTTGTGATCGGGATAAATTGTAAGAATCAATATTGCTTTTTTCTCTACAGAAGCTGGAGATGCTGCTGAATAGATAAAGTGATGTCAACTCATAGAGGTTCACACACGTAACAAATTTGCCACATTGCCAGTAGCGGAAGATTGATCTGCGTCACGCCCAATATTCGCAAGAAATTCTTGACATCCTCTGATCCTGTAATCAGCGTGCTGAACGCAGATAGAACAGGTTGCGGGTTTTCCTCCATGACTTGCACCTTCCGCATGATCTTGTACCCAGCCTGCTGGCAGGCATCTTCAAATGACCCTGGCGTAAAAAAGCGGATATGCGTCACATCCAGCAAACCCATCAACTCATAATCGAATCGATTCGAAAGTAGCCCGCCAATAATGGAACGATGTCCCATATTTGGAATTTGAAATACACACTTTCCACGCTCAGATAACAATTCCTTCGCCAAAACCATGGCTTCCCACGGGTCGTACATGTGTTCAAGCACATCAGCAAATGAAATAACATCGAAACCGCCCGGGTAATCTGCCTTGATTCCGCCGATTGCTGCATCGAAGGTGCTTGAATAAACGCGATCACAAACCTGTTCTGCGGCCTTTGCGGCAAACGCGTTCATTTCAACACCGACACAAACGGCACGGTTATGGAGCTCTTTTTTGACCGCAGCAATCAATTGGCCACGATTGCATCCCACGTCCAGATAGGCCGATGGCGCCAACTCGACACATATTTTTCTGACATCTTCAGGAACGAAATGTGCCTGATAGGGCGCATCGCCAGATTTATGGACTCGGAGCATCTCGTAGGGACTGGGTTTCTTGTTCATAACAAAATTGCGCTTGTATGCGGCAAGGCTCTCATTGTCCCTTGAACCATCCATCCGGTAAACAGCCAGGCCGAGCTATCTTACGAATATCAAGATTGCGATAGCTTTTCTTTGTTGCCTTATTCCATTTATCTTTCAAAGCGGCAATAACTATGTGGTGCATTCTATGCTCCGTTGCTATTAGCAGATGCAATGCACCATTCAATATTTTATTATTGATTGAGAAATGGAATTACGCACAGGTCTGTCAGATCCCCATCTTGACTGAATTGTTTTTAATGATTAACCGTATTTTGTGCGGACTCGAGCTTTAATTTCCTTGTATCAGAGTCTCGCCTGCCCTGTAAGATGCATATTTTCTTCCGGTTTTCGGTACTTAACTCCGAATGAATACAGCATCGAAACAGGCTCTGTTCACCCAAAATTGGGCATATGGAGTTAATACGACAGAACCAGTAATCGTTCTTTATAGAGATGCAGGCAATCAAGCTATCGCGGTGGTGTTTGAAAATAGAGGAAACTTAATGTCAATGCAAAAATTTAAAA
This genomic interval from Candidatus Nitrotoga sp. AM1P contains the following:
- a CDS encoding c-type cytochrome; the protein is MFSLKKNRWVGIAIFLSISSQSTLAFHKDAYEPRVPKAIIAQEQQVKNPYPVTPERIEAGRKIYLGEGFCVTCHSKDGTGANLPGHPPRDFTDAKWQKLRTDGELMWVLKNGSPGTGMPIRVGTDINEEDGWNVIQYIRTFEGK
- a CDS encoding superoxide dismutase family protein, with amino-acid sequence MKFVTKLPLALALIMGTVTSSVFAEAEHHGGKEDGHHAGKVEKKLRAEAIIAGPGITGEARLYEEHDGLVRIKMMVQGTPDSKLTPGRHAVHIHEAGACDPFTAAKGHYDGNIDLQVNPEANVSPGLGNHPYHLGDLPNLVVDENRKGTLYAITSRVTLTPGLTTLFDADGSAFIIHGLEDKFLPDPPTKDAPGGPRIACGVVVLKK
- a CDS encoding DUF1264 domain-containing protein, encoding MKISKICVLVSSLITASLLSVPVLAADKNPLSGYTIHVVAPHVMDGEIIGPFHHYCKPINDDVIQCILFDSTEPNARLTEIEYMVSKKLARSAIPKWSHTQNWHDHKQEIETGRVAIVNPSDPKEQKGLADYVAGTDGIIFHLWPKDAPIPDGSVGIAQSVGHWEELHGKIGKDATKK
- a CDS encoding efflux RND transporter periplasmic adaptor subunit → MAKKIAAGIVLLGIGILAWYLISQRISISWRPTQTATQTATPGIKPLSLSDLGKAGKEQIWICPMHPEIMQNHPGTCPICGMDLVQSKDSAVHNHDHGIHIDTASIQKLGVRLASIKKTSLSHEIRTYGNVIVDGDTLYNVHTKVDGWIKKLNINSIGQQIRKGQIIYEIYSPDLIAQQKEYLRFVVRRDQTLKTIGDISPLVENPYVMDLLQELSRERTKFLYKDIGIESVQQMEDSKQPIEVVKILAGQAGVVTQINAREGNFVTPSATLFTLADVSKVWVDITLYPDQAGRIQNGDAVTIKTPDGQEIQTKLDFINPLAENNKISARVTLNNTNLRLRPGSFVDVIIHAQPHEALVLPRSSVIHTGQGDLVILSRGDGHFLPVNIETGIESGDWIEVVDGLLEGAEVAVNGQFLLDAASSLHDAAQRMQETHKHQ
- a CDS encoding multicopper oxidase domain-containing protein: MYKLKNTAVAVMLVTGLFSAQQVFAKTVKVTMTAMEVDLPVNNKGDVKMAAWTFDGSIPGKPVRVDEGDTVDFTLINPPENKNSHAMDFHAAQVDVLNEFGEIKPGQTKHFKFEAKVPGVFIYHCGASTMAQHIAKGMYGMIIVDPKDKKNYPKADREYMLIQQQYFPDSENITGLLENTGWKGALINGKMFHYSPVHDPNATQVLESKPGERVRIFFGNANINNPIALHPIAGIWDRVYINGNPKNTLYGIQTYNVSVAEASTFDIVSPADRPTNVAIVDHAMGAALRGAITVLMNKPDADPKKGRGDQILIR
- a CDS encoding c-type cytochrome, whose translation is MNISREMVVGSALITLVGLMSFSGVSLANDQPRAKEILEQSCIQCHRLEGKADSRFNLKAPDLIWAGSKYRRPWLIGWLTGKEAPLYAKGYRWDLTEVSFKHPVVTESEANVLADYFAEHNKDPRVKVGTFDLSKVTKFEADFGAMAFKAHACFGCHTINEDGKVIGGPQSTALHASGQRYDQDWLFRFGQNPQDFVPHSGEFLADATEPQLRAVIGYLMTQGVSDFKYYEPWTSPEFGMASVGRGKVIYKEYCSQCHGATGKGDGPAASGLDPKPAIHANIPFEKLPMEYLYNVINHGGPAIGKSPNMPYWNLTIGQQGVADVIAYLKATFKGSPAGAAAAVTTAMPGKVAAAAPAVAAATATTASSGGQSDACVQLRKTAKAPDSFLAMTNPFTASTEVLQAGKTLFQKSAKPAACAMCHGEKGDGKGMMGAALVPPPRNFTCNAMMKDIPDGQLFWIIKKGSPGTGMMSFSGLSDDKVWQLIHYIRSLAR
- a CDS encoding DsrE family protein is translated as MATFIISGSRGTDDPTMATLPFMAAKAAKEQGHDVVLWLWNEAVTLGRKGTADHIHGVNLTPLKELLAAVQAAGVQIWVCGACAVARQIMGDDLVTGASIKGMPDYIKAVAERDRNVTF
- a CDS encoding c-type cytochrome, with translation MPTKLFLLLLLAAFSVQAQAKEAPADNYKAYCVQCHGSEGTGKGVNTRDMSVVPRDHTDAKSMSGRSDETLFKAIKEGGPSIDKSILMPPWGSTLSDEEINDLVQHLRMLCKCKFG